The following proteins are encoded in a genomic region of Stutzerimonas balearica DSM 6083:
- a CDS encoding CheW domain-containing protein: MSRPVIAETRSQLALQSYLDALLQDATQELEQAPLASVTLDEFQAAVLEEQQRDHQRQQTVPPAAQPPVAPAPVEPVHLRVVEEVVVAPVVPLVQPEPEPAEPAGPALDGQPDWAREPFECLLFDVAGLTLAVPLVCLGSIYPLEGQELTPLFGQPDWFLGILPSQAGNLKVLDTARWVMPDRYRDDFREGLQYVISVQGYEWGLAVHQVSRSIRLDPSEVKWRTQRTQRPWLAGTVIEHMCALMDVTALAELIASGAIRQLRPSAARH, translated from the coding sequence ATGAGTCGCCCCGTCATAGCCGAAACGCGCTCCCAGCTGGCCCTGCAGTCCTATCTCGACGCGCTGTTGCAGGATGCGACGCAGGAACTCGAGCAGGCTCCGCTGGCCTCGGTCACCCTTGACGAGTTCCAGGCGGCGGTGCTCGAAGAGCAGCAGCGCGACCACCAGCGTCAGCAGACCGTGCCGCCCGCTGCGCAGCCGCCTGTAGCCCCGGCCCCCGTCGAGCCGGTGCATTTGCGGGTGGTGGAGGAGGTTGTCGTCGCACCGGTGGTGCCACTGGTGCAGCCCGAACCAGAACCCGCGGAGCCCGCCGGGCCAGCGCTCGATGGTCAGCCAGACTGGGCGCGGGAGCCCTTCGAGTGCCTGCTGTTCGACGTCGCCGGACTGACCCTTGCCGTACCGTTGGTCTGCCTGGGCTCGATCTATCCGCTTGAAGGACAGGAGCTGACGCCCTTGTTTGGCCAGCCCGACTGGTTCCTCGGCATCCTGCCCTCGCAGGCCGGCAACCTCAAGGTGCTCGACACGGCGCGCTGGGTGATGCCCGACCGCTACCGAGACGATTTCCGCGAAGGGTTGCAATACGTCATTTCCGTGCAGGGCTACGAGTGGGGCTTGGCAGTGCATCAGGTCAGCCGCTCCATTCGCCTCGACCCGAGCGAGGTCAAGTGGCGCACGCAGCGTACGCAAAGACCGTGGCTGGCCGGGACGGTGATCGAGCACATGTGTGCACTGATGGACGTGACGGCGCTGGCCGAGCTGATCGCCAGTGGCGCGATTCGTCAGTTGCGTCCCTCAGCTGCAAGGCACTGA
- a CDS encoding chemotaxis protein CheW translates to MKMTSAQGAEDPVLQWVTFRLDNETYGINVMQVQEVLRYSEIAPVPGAPSYVLGIINLRGNVVTVIDTRQRFGLAPAPVSDNTRIVIIEADRQVIGIMVDSVAEVVYLRQSEIETAPNVGNDESAKFIQGVCNKNGELLILVELDKMMSEEEWAELESI, encoded by the coding sequence ATGAAGATGACTTCCGCGCAGGGTGCCGAAGATCCCGTACTGCAGTGGGTGACGTTCCGTCTGGATAACGAGACCTATGGCATCAACGTGATGCAGGTCCAGGAAGTGCTGCGCTATAGCGAAATCGCGCCGGTCCCCGGTGCGCCGAGCTATGTGCTGGGCATCATCAACCTGCGTGGCAACGTGGTGACCGTGATCGACACCCGTCAGCGCTTCGGCCTGGCGCCGGCCCCGGTCAGCGACAATACTCGTATCGTCATCATCGAGGCCGACCGCCAGGTGATCGGCATCATGGTCGATAGCGTCGCCGAGGTGGTCTACCTGCGGCAGTCGGAGATCGAGACGGCGCCGAACGTCGGTAATGACGAGTCGGCCAAGTTCATCCAGGGCGTGTGCAACAAGAACGGCGAACTGCTGATTCTGGTCGAACTCGACAAGATGATGAGCGAAGAAGAATGGGCGGAACTTGAGAGCATCTGA
- a CDS encoding EscU/YscU/HrcU family type III secretion system export apparatus switch protein, producing MTTSPPRQAIALNYDGQNTPTLTAKGDDELAEAILALAREHEVPIYENADLVRLLARMELGDAIPESLYRTIAEIIAFAWYLKGKCPAGFEPNPGEPAAPQRPMLTGPKH from the coding sequence ATGACCACCTCCCCGCCCCGCCAGGCCATCGCCCTTAACTACGATGGCCAGAACACCCCGACGCTAACCGCCAAGGGTGACGACGAGTTGGCAGAGGCCATTCTCGCGCTGGCGCGCGAACATGAGGTTCCCATCTACGAAAATGCTGACCTGGTGCGCCTGCTGGCGCGCATGGAACTGGGGGACGCGATCCCCGAGTCGCTTTATCGCACCATCGCCGAAATCATCGCGTTCGCCTGGTACCTCAAGGGCAAGTGCCCTGCCGGGTTCGAACCCAATCCTGGCGAGCCGGCAGCGCCTCAGCGTCCTATGCTCACGGGCCCAAAGCACTGA
- a CDS encoding cytochrome c-type biogenesis protein: MMRSLLAVFVGLLISLVAYGAIDTYEFRDEAERERYRTLTEELRCPKCQNQNIADSNAPIAMDLRKEIFRMLEEGQSNDQIIDYLVARYGDFVRYRPPVTKTTLLLWYGPAALLTLGLGVLAFIIVRRRRVDSTPAAQTLTEAERQRLASLLDKKEP, translated from the coding sequence ATGATGCGCTCGCTCCTCGCCGTGTTCGTCGGCTTGCTCATCAGTCTCGTGGCCTATGGTGCAATCGATACTTACGAGTTTCGTGATGAAGCCGAACGTGAGCGCTACCGGACGCTCACCGAAGAGCTGCGCTGCCCCAAGTGCCAGAACCAGAACATCGCCGACTCAAACGCGCCGATTGCAATGGATCTTCGCAAGGAGATCTTTCGCATGCTGGAGGAGGGCCAGAGCAACGACCAGATCATTGATTATCTGGTTGCCCGCTACGGTGACTTCGTTCGCTATCGGCCGCCGGTAACCAAAACCACGCTGCTGCTCTGGTACGGGCCCGCCGCGCTGCTGACCCTCGGGCTTGGCGTGCTGGCGTTCATCATCGTGCGCCGCCGTCGCGTGGACAGCACGCCTGCGGCCCAAACTCTCACCGAAGCCGAGCGCCAGCGCCTGGCCTCCCTGCTGGACAAGAAAGAGCCATGA
- a CDS encoding DsbE family thiol:disulfide interchange protein — translation MRRLLLLLPLVIFLVVAVFLYRGLFLDPSELPSALIGKPVPAFSLPSVTDEQQLLTQDDLKGKPALLNVWATWCVSCKVEHPVLNALAEQGVVIYGVNYKDDNAAARKWLREFHNPYQLDIRDEQGSLGLDLGVYGAPETFLIDKQGVIRHKFVGVIDERVWREQLAPLYQALVDEK, via the coding sequence GTGAGAAGACTGCTGTTGTTGCTACCGCTGGTGATATTCCTGGTGGTAGCGGTGTTCCTCTACCGGGGGCTGTTCCTCGATCCGTCCGAATTGCCGTCGGCCCTCATCGGCAAGCCGGTGCCTGCTTTCTCGCTGCCTTCTGTGACCGACGAGCAACAGCTGCTCACGCAGGATGATCTCAAGGGCAAGCCGGCGCTGCTCAACGTATGGGCGACCTGGTGCGTGTCGTGCAAGGTCGAGCACCCTGTGCTGAACGCGCTGGCAGAGCAGGGCGTGGTGATCTACGGCGTCAATTACAAGGACGACAATGCCGCTGCGCGCAAGTGGCTGCGCGAGTTTCACAATCCTTACCAGCTCGACATCCGTGATGAGCAGGGCTCGCTCGGGCTCGATCTGGGTGTCTACGGCGCGCCCGAGACGTTCCTGATCGACAAGCAGGGCGTCATTCGCCACAAGTTCGTTGGCGTGATTGACGAGCGCGTCTGGCGTGAGCAGCTTGCGCCGCTTTACCAGGCGCTGGTGGACGAAAAATGA
- a CDS encoding heme lyase CcmF/NrfE family subunit, whose product MIPELGHLAMILALCLAAVQATLPLIGAWRGDRMWMGLGQPAAYGQFVFLAFAFVCLSYAFMVDDFSVAYVAQNSNSALPWYYKFSAVWGAHEGSLLLWAFILSGWTFAVAVFSRQLPEDMLARVLGVMGLISVGFLLFLIVTSNPFTRLLPQAPGDGRDLNPLLQDFGLIVHPPMLYMGYVGFSVAFAFAIAALLGGRLDAAWARWSRPWTLVAWAFLGVGISLGSWWAYYELGWGGWWFWDPVENASFMPWLVGTALIHSLAVTEKRGVFKSWTVLLAIAAFSLSLLGTFLVRSGVLTSVHAFATDPERGVFVLVFLLLVVGSSLTLFALRAPVVKSQVGFGLWSRETLLLVNNLLLVVATAMILLGTLYPLLLDAISGAKLSVGPPYFNAMFVPLMAALMLTLGVGVLVRWKDTPLKWLLGMLGPVLIAAVVLGGLGSLVFGDFNFAVLAVCLLAAWVVLAAVRDLLDKTRHKGLVKGARGLSPSYWGMHLAHLGLAVCAIGVVLTSHQSAERDLRLAPGESLELGGYHFVFDGAEHHEGPNFTSDRATVRVFDGERQIATLHPEKRLYTVQQMPMTEAGIDPGFTRDLYVALGEPLGDGAWAVRVHIKPFVRWIWLGGLMMAFGGVLAASDRRYRVKVKTRVREALGLAGQGA is encoded by the coding sequence ATGATTCCGGAGCTCGGCCATCTGGCCATGATCCTTGCCTTGTGCCTGGCGGCCGTGCAGGCGACTCTGCCGCTGATCGGCGCTTGGCGTGGCGACCGTATGTGGATGGGGCTGGGGCAGCCGGCGGCCTATGGCCAGTTCGTTTTCCTCGCCTTCGCCTTCGTTTGCCTGAGCTATGCGTTCATGGTCGACGACTTCTCAGTCGCCTACGTGGCGCAGAACTCCAACAGCGCATTGCCCTGGTATTACAAGTTCAGTGCGGTGTGGGGGGCGCACGAGGGTTCGCTGCTGCTCTGGGCGTTCATTCTGTCCGGCTGGACCTTTGCCGTGGCGGTCTTTTCGCGGCAATTGCCGGAGGACATGCTGGCGCGCGTGCTCGGCGTAATGGGGTTGATCAGCGTCGGCTTCCTGCTGTTTCTCATCGTCACCTCCAACCCGTTTACCCGCCTGTTGCCGCAGGCGCCGGGCGATGGGCGCGATCTCAATCCGCTGCTGCAGGATTTCGGCCTGATCGTGCACCCGCCGATGCTCTACATGGGTTACGTCGGCTTTTCGGTGGCCTTTGCCTTTGCCATCGCCGCTTTGCTGGGCGGCCGCCTCGATGCCGCCTGGGCGCGCTGGTCGCGTCCCTGGACGCTGGTGGCCTGGGCCTTCCTCGGTGTCGGCATCTCGCTCGGTTCGTGGTGGGCCTACTATGAACTCGGCTGGGGCGGCTGGTGGTTCTGGGATCCGGTGGAAAATGCCTCCTTCATGCCCTGGCTGGTCGGTACCGCGCTGATCCACTCGCTGGCAGTGACCGAGAAGCGCGGAGTGTTCAAGAGCTGGACGGTCCTGCTCGCCATCGCCGCGTTCTCCCTCAGCCTGCTGGGCACCTTCCTGGTCCGTTCCGGCGTGCTGACCTCGGTGCACGCGTTCGCCACCGATCCGGAGCGCGGTGTGTTCGTCCTGGTATTCCTGCTGCTCGTGGTCGGCAGCTCGCTGACCCTGTTCGCGCTGCGCGCGCCGGTGGTCAAGAGTCAGGTTGGCTTCGGGCTCTGGTCGCGAGAAACCCTGTTGCTAGTGAACAACCTGCTGCTGGTCGTGGCCACTGCGATGATTCTGCTCGGCACGCTTTACCCGCTGCTGCTGGACGCCATTTCCGGTGCCAAGCTGTCGGTCGGGCCACCCTATTTCAATGCCATGTTCGTGCCCTTGATGGCGGCACTGATGCTGACGCTCGGTGTTGGCGTGCTGGTGCGCTGGAAGGATACGCCGCTGAAATGGCTGCTGGGCATGCTCGGTCCGGTGCTGATCGCGGCCGTGGTGCTTGGAGGCCTTGGTTCGCTGGTCTTCGGTGACTTCAATTTCGCTGTGCTGGCGGTCTGTCTGCTGGCGGCCTGGGTCGTCCTGGCTGCAGTGCGCGACCTGCTCGACAAGACTCGTCACAAGGGACTGGTCAAAGGCGCACGCGGCCTAAGCCCGAGCTACTGGGGCATGCACCTGGCGCACCTGGGCCTTGCGGTCTGCGCGATTGGCGTGGTGCTGACCAGCCATCAGAGCGCGGAGCGGGACCTGCGTCTGGCGCCTGGCGAGTCGCTCGAGCTGGGTGGCTACCATTTCGTCTTCGACGGTGCCGAGCACCACGAAGGGCCGAACTTTACTTCCGATCGGGCTACGGTCCGCGTGTTCGATGGCGAGCGCCAGATCGCGACGTTGCATCCGGAAAAGCGGCTTTACACGGTGCAGCAGATGCCGATGACCGAAGCAGGTATCGACCCTGGATTTACCCGCGATCTCTACGTGGCGCTCGGTGAGCCACTGGGCGATGGTGCCTGGGCGGTGCGCGTGCACATCAAGCCCTTCGTACGCTGGATCTGGCTCGGCGGTCTGATGATGGCATTCGGCGGCGTGCTGGCGGCGAGCGACCGGCGTTATCGAGTGAAGGTCAAGACCCGGGTGCGTGAAGCGCTGGGGCTGGCAGGACAAGGAGCCTGA
- the ccmA gene encoding cytochrome c biogenesis heme-transporting ATPase CcmA has translation MTTPFLEAVALACERDWRLLFERLDLRLDRGDMLQIAGPNGSGKTSLLRLLCGLMQPTAGEVLLKGAPLQAQRGELARNLLWIGHAAGIKGLLTAEENLSWLCALHQPAEREAIWQALANVGLRGFEDVPCHTLSAGQQRRVALARLYLAPPPLWVLDEPFTALDKLGVAQLEAHLTQHCEAGGLVVLTTHHSLAQTPSGYRELDLGQRAA, from the coding sequence GTGACAACACCCTTTCTCGAAGCCGTGGCGCTCGCCTGCGAGCGGGACTGGCGTCTGTTGTTCGAGCGGCTGGATCTCCGCCTGGATCGTGGCGACATGCTGCAGATTGCCGGGCCCAACGGCAGTGGCAAGACCAGCCTGTTGCGCTTGCTCTGCGGTCTGATGCAACCGACTGCCGGCGAGGTGCTGCTCAAGGGCGCGCCGTTACAGGCCCAACGGGGCGAGCTGGCGCGCAACCTCCTGTGGATCGGGCACGCAGCCGGTATCAAGGGGCTGCTCACCGCAGAAGAAAACCTCAGCTGGCTCTGTGCGCTGCATCAGCCCGCCGAGCGAGAGGCCATCTGGCAGGCGCTGGCCAACGTCGGACTGCGTGGTTTCGAAGATGTGCCCTGTCATACCTTGTCGGCCGGCCAGCAGCGTCGAGTCGCGCTGGCCCGACTCTATCTCGCGCCGCCGCCCTTGTGGGTCCTCGACGAGCCCTTTACCGCGCTGGACAAGCTCGGGGTCGCCCAGCTCGAGGCGCACCTGACCCAGCACTGCGAGGCGGGCGGACTGGTGGTGCTGACCACCCATCACAGCCTGGCGCAGACGCCCTCCGGCTACCGTGAACTCGACCTGGGGCAGCGCGCGGCATGA
- the ccmB gene encoding heme exporter protein CcmB, translated as MSNVFTLLLARESRLLFRRPAELANPLVFFAIVIALFPLAVGPESQLLQSISPGLVWVAALLAVLLSLDGLFRSDFEDGSLEQWVVSPHPLPLLVLAKVLAHWVFSGLALVLLAPLLGMMLGLPLRTLPVLLLSLLLGTPILSLLGAVGAALTVGLKRGGLLLALLILPLYIPVLILGSGALQAALQGLPAAGHLLWLASLTALAVTLTPFAIAAGLRISVGE; from the coding sequence ATGAGTAACGTCTTCACGCTACTGCTGGCACGCGAAAGCCGCCTGTTGTTCCGTCGGCCGGCAGAGCTGGCCAACCCCTTGGTGTTCTTCGCCATCGTCATCGCGCTGTTCCCTCTGGCTGTCGGCCCGGAGTCGCAACTGTTGCAGAGCATTTCGCCGGGCCTGGTCTGGGTAGCGGCATTGCTGGCCGTGCTGCTCTCGCTGGACGGGCTGTTCCGTAGCGATTTCGAGGATGGCTCTCTGGAGCAGTGGGTCGTTTCGCCGCACCCTCTGCCGCTTCTGGTGCTTGCCAAGGTGCTGGCACACTGGGTCTTTTCCGGTCTGGCGCTGGTTTTACTGGCGCCGCTGCTCGGCATGATGCTGGGCCTGCCGCTTCGCACCCTGCCGGTGCTCCTGCTGTCGTTGCTGCTGGGAACGCCCATTCTCAGCCTGCTCGGCGCGGTTGGTGCGGCACTGACCGTCGGTCTCAAGCGGGGCGGCCTGTTGCTGGCCTTGCTGATTCTGCCGCTGTATATCCCGGTACTGATTCTTGGCAGCGGGGCACTCCAGGCGGCGCTGCAGGGATTGCCGGCGGCCGGTCATCTGTTGTGGCTGGCCAGCCTGACCGCCCTGGCGGTTACTCTGACCCCCTTTGCAATCGCCGCTGGCCTGAGAATCAGCGTCGGCGAATGA
- the ccmE gene encoding cytochrome c maturation protein CcmE, giving the protein MNPVRKKRLFIVLAILAGVGIAVALALSALQQNINLFYTPSQIAAGEAPQGTRIRAGGLVENGSVQRSNDSLSVAFRVTDGAATVTIRYQGILPDLFREGQGIVALGRVNEEGVLVADEVLAKHDENYMPPEVSQALEKSGMMKHYEGGKQEYQK; this is encoded by the coding sequence GTGAATCCGGTGCGCAAAAAGCGGCTGTTCATCGTCCTGGCGATCCTGGCCGGGGTGGGCATCGCGGTGGCCCTGGCCTTGTCGGCGCTGCAGCAGAACATCAACCTGTTCTACACGCCAAGCCAGATCGCGGCCGGCGAGGCGCCGCAGGGAACGCGTATTCGAGCAGGCGGCCTGGTCGAGAACGGGTCGGTACAGCGCAGCAATGATTCGTTGAGCGTGGCCTTTCGCGTAACCGATGGCGCCGCCACGGTGACCATCCGCTATCAGGGCATCCTTCCTGACCTGTTCCGTGAAGGTCAGGGCATCGTCGCGCTCGGACGGGTGAACGAGGAGGGCGTGTTGGTCGCCGATGAGGTGCTGGCCAAGCACGATGAAAACTACATGCCGCCGGAGGTCAGTCAGGCCCTGGAAAAGAGCGGCATGATGAAACACTACGAAGGCGGCAAGCAGGAGTATCAGAAATGA
- the ccmD gene encoding heme exporter protein CcmD, producing MNFSSFAEFVAMGNHGVYVWTSYGISLAVLLLNVALPLLARRRHLQEEARRLRREEVK from the coding sequence GTGAATTTTTCATCCTTCGCCGAATTCGTCGCCATGGGCAACCATGGCGTCTATGTCTGGACATCCTACGGCATCAGCCTGGCGGTCCTGCTGCTCAACGTCGCGCTGCCGCTGCTGGCGCGTCGGCGTCACCTGCAAGAAGAGGCGCGCCGTTTGCGCCGGGAGGAAGTGAAGTGA
- a CDS encoding DUF2802 domain-containing protein, protein MLILSLVASVVALAVGCLGLLGFCLWLLKQQRRQAEEQAKRDAIRDRRIKELAQQLEVFAEGSMRMGERLDELNRVVSPLPERMVQLEQRDPNNFSFSQAAKLVGMGASVDDLTQSCGLSQSEAELMSKLHKARQKP, encoded by the coding sequence ATGCTGATCCTGTCGCTGGTCGCGTCGGTCGTAGCCTTGGCGGTGGGGTGCCTGGGCTTGCTCGGCTTCTGCCTGTGGCTGCTCAAGCAGCAGCGGCGCCAGGCGGAGGAGCAGGCCAAGCGCGACGCGATCCGCGATCGACGGATCAAGGAGCTCGCCCAGCAGCTGGAGGTATTCGCCGAAGGCAGCATGCGCATGGGCGAGCGGCTCGATGAACTCAATCGTGTGGTGTCGCCGCTGCCCGAGCGGATGGTCCAGCTCGAGCAGCGTGACCCGAACAATTTTTCCTTCTCCCAGGCCGCCAAGCTGGTTGGCATGGGCGCCAGCGTCGATGATCTGACGCAATCCTGCGGGCTGTCGCAGTCCGAAGCCGAACTCATGAGCAAGCTGCACAAGGCCCGACAAAAGCCCTGA
- a CDS encoding rhodanese-like domain-containing protein produces MLRILMLFFVLVPAGVQAGEAPDSVAGALTVNIAQARQLHELGAIFVDVRPEREWAWGHIQGALHLDLATRFQSLASADLPRHAPLVVYCDSEVCPSGALAAQMAVAWGYEQVFYFREGYFAWQLADLPQASGAEELTYFSALGP; encoded by the coding sequence ATGCTGCGTATTCTGATGCTGTTCTTCGTGCTGGTACCGGCTGGCGTCCAGGCCGGCGAGGCGCCGGATTCGGTGGCCGGTGCGCTGACCGTGAATATCGCCCAGGCCAGGCAGCTGCACGAGCTGGGCGCAATCTTCGTCGACGTGCGGCCGGAGCGTGAGTGGGCCTGGGGACACATTCAGGGGGCCCTGCATCTGGATCTGGCGACCCGTTTCCAAAGCCTTGCCTCGGCAGACCTGCCGCGCCATGCGCCGCTCGTTGTCTATTGCGACAGCGAAGTCTGCCCCAGCGGTGCGCTGGCAGCGCAGATGGCGGTCGCCTGGGGCTACGAGCAGGTGTTCTACTTCCGCGAAGGCTATTTCGCCTGGCAACTGGCCGACCTGCCGCAGGCCAGTGGGGCAGAGGAACTGACCTACTTCAGTGCTTTGGGCCCGTGA
- a CDS encoding heme ABC transporter permease gives MNWTWFHKLGSPKWFYEISGRWLPWFAWAAGVLIVVGTVWALAFAPQDYQQGNSFRIIYIHVPAAFLAQSVYVMLAVAGAVGLIWKMKLADVALQQAAPIGAWMTFIALLTGAVWGKPTWGAWWVWDARLTSMLILLFLYFGVIALGQAISNRDSAAKACAVLAIVGVVNIPIIKYSVEWWNTLHQPATFKITEKPAMPVEMWLPLLIMVIGFYCFFATVLLMRMRLEVLRRESRSSWVKSEIRTLVGKDA, from the coding sequence ATGAATTGGACGTGGTTTCACAAGCTGGGTTCGCCCAAATGGTTCTACGAAATCAGTGGCCGCTGGTTGCCCTGGTTCGCCTGGGCAGCCGGGGTTCTGATCGTCGTTGGTACCGTTTGGGCCTTGGCCTTCGCGCCGCAGGACTACCAGCAGGGCAACAGCTTTCGGATCATCTACATCCATGTGCCCGCCGCGTTTCTCGCCCAGTCGGTCTACGTAATGCTCGCCGTGGCGGGTGCGGTCGGGCTGATCTGGAAAATGAAACTCGCCGATGTCGCCCTGCAGCAGGCTGCGCCGATCGGCGCCTGGATGACCTTCATCGCCTTGCTCACCGGCGCGGTGTGGGGCAAGCCGACCTGGGGCGCCTGGTGGGTCTGGGATGCTCGGCTGACCTCCATGCTCATCCTTCTGTTCCTGTACTTCGGTGTCATTGCGCTCGGTCAGGCGATCAGCAACCGTGACAGTGCGGCGAAGGCCTGCGCGGTCCTGGCGATCGTCGGCGTGGTGAATATCCCGATCATCAAGTATTCGGTCGAGTGGTGGAACACACTGCACCAGCCGGCGACGTTCAAGATCACCGAAAAGCCGGCGATGCCCGTGGAAATGTGGCTGCCGCTGCTGATCATGGTGATCGGCTTCTACTGCTTCTTCGCCACGGTGCTGTTGATGCGCATGCGTCTGGAAGTGCTGCGACGCGAGTCGCGCAGCAGCTGGGTGAAGTCCGAGATCAGAACGCTGGTGGGGAAAGACGCGTGA
- the fliK gene encoding flagellar hook-length control protein FliK, whose translation MTEIKSVQAMPPAAAVRNSTAAVDLALRLLQPMQGLLGPGETAEAEVVSIKEALQSFQLVLRLTQENGRQTTLEATSTKPVLPGATYAVAALSDSRLMAQLQPGRSQPLQSIDLSLLPVGTVIQGKVVGSAQLTDASGRPSFQIAFKLLDTPLSGQTMLIESSRPLALGSLMTAQVQGGQALNFIPLGGLLDQLQLSQHLAAQQGRQASLEGVFHALQGMGNNLPENLRSTVSQLLGLVPDVEQLGDPKTLAQTLSASGVFLEARLLAGLTGSAPADVKALLLRLLAQLPTQPTSTPQLAAQSGAGFGQALPAFARQALGALGQANTQQLALNFPLGARLPAGMEEEADLEMLLKLAAAAVSRLQTHQLSSLAQTHVTPDGSQLTTWQLELPMRDRQDVVPLQIKLQREAPARENSKEQPEPLWRVELAFDLAPLGPLQVQAQLQRGCLSSQLWAERASTASLVSAELEHLRERLLSAGLQVGQLDCRQGTPPQGPRTSLEQRFVDETA comes from the coding sequence ATGACCGAGATCAAGAGCGTCCAGGCCATGCCGCCGGCAGCTGCCGTGCGCAACAGCACGGCAGCCGTGGATCTCGCCTTGCGCCTGCTACAGCCCATGCAAGGTCTGCTCGGTCCTGGCGAGACCGCTGAGGCCGAGGTCGTATCGATCAAGGAAGCGCTGCAGAGCTTTCAGCTGGTACTGCGCCTGACACAGGAGAACGGTCGGCAGACCACGCTTGAGGCTACCAGCACCAAGCCCGTCCTGCCCGGCGCGACCTACGCAGTCGCGGCGCTCTCCGACAGCCGACTCATGGCACAACTGCAACCTGGGCGCAGCCAGCCGCTGCAGAGTATTGACCTCTCGCTGCTGCCGGTCGGCACGGTCATTCAGGGCAAGGTCGTCGGCAGCGCCCAGCTGACCGATGCCAGTGGTCGTCCCAGCTTTCAGATTGCGTTCAAGCTGCTCGACACCCCGCTGTCCGGGCAGACGATGCTGATCGAGTCCAGCCGCCCGCTGGCGCTGGGCAGCCTGATGACCGCTCAGGTTCAGGGCGGGCAGGCGCTGAACTTCATTCCGCTCGGCGGCCTGCTTGACCAGTTGCAGCTATCCCAGCACCTCGCGGCGCAGCAAGGTCGACAGGCTTCGCTCGAAGGGGTTTTCCATGCCCTGCAGGGCATGGGCAACAACCTGCCGGAAAATTTGCGCAGCACGGTGTCGCAGTTGCTCGGGCTCGTGCCCGATGTCGAACAGCTCGGCGACCCGAAAACCCTCGCCCAGACATTGAGCGCGAGCGGCGTCTTCCTCGAGGCGCGCCTGCTCGCCGGACTCACAGGTAGCGCCCCGGCCGATGTCAAGGCACTGCTGCTCCGGCTGCTGGCGCAGCTGCCAACCCAGCCAACCAGCACGCCGCAGCTGGCGGCGCAATCAGGCGCCGGCTTCGGTCAGGCGTTGCCCGCCTTCGCGCGTCAGGCGCTCGGCGCCCTCGGCCAGGCCAACACCCAGCAACTGGCCCTCAATTTCCCCTTGGGCGCCAGGCTCCCGGCCGGCATGGAAGAAGAAGCCGACCTGGAAATGCTTCTCAAACTGGCCGCCGCCGCCGTTTCGCGTCTGCAGACCCACCAGCTCTCGAGCCTGGCGCAAACGCACGTCACCCCGGACGGCAGCCAGTTGACCACCTGGCAACTGGAGTTGCCCATGCGCGATCGCCAGGACGTCGTGCCGCTGCAGATCAAGCTACAACGTGAGGCGCCAGCGCGCGAAAACAGCAAGGAGCAGCCTGAGCCCTTGTGGCGTGTGGAACTGGCATTTGATCTCGCGCCGCTGGGCCCGCTGCAGGTCCAGGCTCAACTCCAGCGCGGCTGCCTGTCCAGCCAGCTCTGGGCGGAACGGGCGAGCACCGCAAGCCTGGTCAGCGCCGAGCTCGAACACTTGCGCGAACGCCTGCTGTCAGCGGGCCTGCAAGTCGGCCAGCTCGACTGCCGCCAAGGTACGCCGCCCCAAGGCCCACGCACTTCGCTGGAGCAACGCTTCGTGGACGAAACCGCATGA